In a single window of the Xylanimonas protaetiae genome:
- a CDS encoding ABC transporter ATP-binding protein, protein MHVIETQGLSKRYPGVTALDRLTVDIGEGVTGLVGANGAGKSTLIKILLGLADATGGGASVLGHDIDSDAAALRRRVGYMPEHDCLPGDVSATELVVHLARMSGLPLDAARERTADTLRHVGLYEERYRPIGGYSTGMKQRVKLAQALVHDPEIVFLDEPTNGLDPVGRDEMLALVRRIYDDFGISVLVTSHLLGELERICDHVVVIDAGVLLRSSSVADFTQASAELAVEVTGDPAAGADALADAGLTVRREGHLLLVDLADDATYDVVRDVTAGQGLGLVRLERRRHHIAEVFEEEADDVHA, encoded by the coding sequence GTGCATGTCATCGAGACCCAAGGTCTCTCCAAGCGATACCCGGGTGTGACCGCGCTCGACCGGCTGACGGTCGACATCGGCGAGGGAGTCACCGGCCTGGTCGGCGCCAACGGCGCCGGCAAGTCGACCCTCATCAAGATCCTGCTGGGCCTCGCCGACGCCACCGGCGGCGGGGCCAGCGTGCTCGGCCACGACATCGACTCCGACGCGGCGGCGCTGCGCCGCCGCGTCGGGTACATGCCCGAGCACGACTGCCTGCCGGGCGACGTGTCGGCCACCGAGCTCGTGGTGCACCTCGCGCGCATGTCCGGGCTGCCGCTCGACGCCGCCCGCGAGCGCACCGCGGACACGCTGCGCCACGTCGGGCTGTACGAGGAGCGGTACCGCCCCATCGGCGGCTACTCGACGGGCATGAAGCAGCGCGTCAAGCTGGCCCAGGCTCTCGTGCACGACCCCGAGATCGTCTTCCTCGACGAGCCGACCAACGGTCTGGACCCGGTGGGGCGCGACGAGATGCTCGCGCTCGTGCGGCGCATCTACGACGACTTCGGCATCTCCGTGCTCGTCACGTCGCACCTGCTCGGCGAGCTCGAGCGGATCTGCGACCACGTCGTCGTGATCGACGCGGGGGTGCTGCTGCGCTCCTCGTCGGTCGCCGACTTCACGCAGGCGAGCGCCGAGCTCGCGGTCGAGGTCACGGGCGACCCGGCGGCCGGCGCCGACGCCCTGGCCGACGCCGGGCTCACCGTCCGCCGCGAGGGGCACCTGCTCCTGGTCGACCTCGCGGACGACGCCACGTACGACGTCGTCCGCGACGTCACCGCCGGCCAGGGCCTCGGCCTGGTCCGGCTGGAACGCCGCCGCCACCACATCGCCGAGGTCTTCGAGGAGGAGGCGGACGATGTCCACGCCTGA
- a CDS encoding DUF485 domain-containing protein produces the protein MADTAELSGETAYQRVERSEEFQALRSRFRRFVFPMTALFLVWYFAYVLLASYAHGFMSTRIGDSHITVGLLLGLGQFVSTFVITMLYARWANNTLDPEADALRERVEGGDL, from the coding sequence ATGGCTGACACCGCCGAGCTTTCCGGCGAGACCGCCTATCAGAGGGTGGAGAGATCGGAGGAGTTCCAGGCCCTCCGCAGCAGGTTCCGCCGCTTCGTCTTCCCGATGACGGCGCTGTTCCTCGTCTGGTACTTCGCGTACGTGCTGCTCGCCAGCTACGCACACGGCTTCATGAGCACCCGCATCGGGGACAGCCACATCACGGTGGGCCTGCTCCTCGGACTCGGGCAGTTCGTGAGCACGTTCGTCATCACCATGCTCTACGCCCGCTGGGCCAACAACACGCTCGACCCGGAGGCGGACGCCCTGCGCGAGCGCGTGGAAGGGGGAGACCTGTGA
- the trmB gene encoding tRNA (guanosine(46)-N7)-methyltransferase TrmB, which translates to MPLPDDPSRYDAADVVEPTFRKQPVSFVRRSARLTTSQQKAWDERRGQYLIEAPRAVARTSVHTGWAFDPEAVFGRRAPLVLEIGSGQGENVVEAADAHPERDHLAVEVYQPGLAQTIVRAGQRRERQGLTNLRLLQANAPELLATALPEGSLDELWVFFPDPWHKARHHKRRLVTPEFAALAARVLRPGGVWRLATDWVEYAEQMLEVGEASADFRNAHGAGGVAPRFEGRVLTAFERKGIAAGRHVTDLEYVRV; encoded by the coding sequence ATGCCCCTGCCCGACGACCCATCCAGGTACGACGCCGCCGACGTCGTCGAGCCCACCTTCCGCAAGCAGCCCGTCTCGTTCGTGCGGCGGTCCGCCCGCCTGACGACGTCGCAGCAGAAGGCGTGGGACGAGCGGCGCGGGCAGTACCTGATCGAGGCACCGCGCGCGGTCGCGCGCACCTCGGTGCACACCGGCTGGGCGTTCGACCCCGAGGCCGTCTTCGGGCGCCGCGCGCCCCTCGTGCTGGAGATCGGGTCCGGGCAGGGCGAGAACGTCGTCGAGGCCGCCGACGCGCACCCCGAGCGGGACCACCTCGCCGTCGAGGTGTACCAGCCCGGGCTCGCGCAGACCATCGTCCGGGCGGGGCAGCGGCGCGAGCGCCAGGGGCTGACGAACCTGCGGCTGCTGCAGGCCAACGCGCCCGAGCTGCTCGCCACCGCGCTGCCCGAGGGCAGCCTGGACGAGCTGTGGGTGTTCTTCCCGGACCCGTGGCACAAGGCGCGGCACCACAAGCGGCGGCTCGTCACGCCGGAGTTCGCGGCGCTCGCGGCGCGCGTGCTGCGGCCGGGCGGCGTATGGCGCCTCGCGACGGACTGGGTGGAGTACGCCGAGCAGATGCTCGAGGTGGGGGAGGCGTCCGCGGACTTCCGCAACGCGCACGGGGCGGGCGGTGTCGCGCCGCGGTTCGAGGGGCGCGTGCTGACGGCGTTCGAGCGCAAGGGGATCGCCGCGGGCCGCCACGTCACCGACCTGGAGTACGTGCGCGTCTGA
- a CDS encoding ABC transporter ATP-binding protein encodes MATLDVTACSRWYGNVVAVNDVTMTIGPGITGLLGPNGAGKSTLIGMLAGFLPPSAGAVTLDGAAIWKNQDVYRAVGLVPEREATFDYLTGKQFVVANAELHGLPDPGAAAARAIGTVAMADAQGRKIGEYSKGMKQRIKMAAALVHDPAVLLLDEPFNGMDPRQRLHLIALLRSMGAAGRTVLFSSHILEEVEQLANHVEVLVAGRHAASGDYREIRRLMTDRPHQYTITSGDNRALAAALVADRSTAAVSLDGDSLRVEATEFLHFAQLLPRVARDAGVRLYEVTPVDESLESVFSYLVQN; translated from the coding sequence ATGGCCACCCTCGACGTCACCGCCTGCTCGCGGTGGTACGGCAACGTCGTCGCGGTCAACGACGTCACGATGACGATCGGCCCGGGCATCACGGGGCTGCTCGGCCCCAACGGCGCCGGCAAGTCGACGCTCATCGGCATGCTCGCCGGGTTCCTCCCGCCGTCCGCCGGGGCCGTCACGCTCGACGGCGCCGCCATCTGGAAGAACCAGGACGTCTACCGCGCCGTCGGGCTCGTGCCCGAGCGTGAGGCGACCTTCGACTACCTCACCGGCAAGCAGTTCGTCGTCGCGAACGCCGAGCTGCACGGCCTGCCCGACCCGGGCGCCGCCGCCGCCCGCGCGATCGGCACCGTCGCCATGGCCGACGCGCAGGGCCGCAAGATCGGCGAGTACTCCAAGGGCATGAAGCAGCGCATCAAGATGGCCGCAGCGCTCGTCCACGACCCCGCCGTGCTGCTGCTCGACGAGCCGTTCAACGGCATGGACCCCCGCCAGCGCCTGCACCTCATCGCCCTGCTGCGGTCCATGGGGGCCGCCGGGCGCACCGTGCTGTTCAGCTCGCACATCCTCGAGGAGGTCGAGCAGCTCGCCAACCACGTCGAGGTGCTCGTCGCCGGCCGGCACGCCGCGTCCGGCGACTACCGGGAGATCCGGCGCCTCATGACCGACCGGCCGCACCAGTACACGATCACGTCCGGCGACAACCGGGCGCTCGCGGCGGCGCTCGTCGCCGACCGGTCGACGGCCGCCGTCAGCCTCGACGGGGACAGCCTGCGCGTCGAGGCCACCGAGTTCCTGCACTTCGCGCAGCTGCTGCCCCGCGTCGCCCGCGACGCCGGCGTGCGGCTGTACGAGGTCACGCCCGTGGACGAGTCGCTCGAGAGCGTCTTCTCCTACCTGGTCCAGAACTGA
- a CDS encoding ABC transporter ATP-binding protein, with protein sequence MSEQNLNRTDVVDEPTTPDVPLTKAQERKAKRAAAAEARKAKYAAAAGGVTDDMSEEEKHEIAMGEAARLASDSWDGVMPGKASDFKGSFFRMIGLLAPYKVALIIVTLMGAASVVLSVWAPRVLGRATDVLFTGVMQRALPVPPGTPQDQVVQGLRDAGQGTVADMVAGMEHFVAGAGIDFDRLRDLMIGVLAIYVGAAILGWAQGFITNILMVKAMWRLREDVEAKINRLPLSYFDKVQRGELISRVTNDIDNITQTMQQSLSGAITAVLTLVGVLVMMFNLSWQLALITLATLPLMAVVFGVIGPKSQKAFSLQWRKVGRLNARVEESFSGHALVKTFGRRQDFQARFAAENQELYEQSFRAQFLANVMWPAMSFIGNVTYVAVAVVGGLFVAGGTMTLGAVQAFIQYSQMFSQPLQQLGGMVAVVQSGTASAERVFQLLDVDEQEPDAADAPAPVEGDGVIEFEHVRFSYSPDKPLIEDLSFTVRPGQTVAIVGHTGAGKTTLVNLLMRFYDPQGGRILVDGQDIADLTRHDARARTGMVLQDTWLFAGTIRENIRYGRQDATDEEVLEAARATYVDRFVHSLPHGYDTELEEDAANLSAGERQLVTIARAFVSRPSILILDEATSSVDTRTEKLLQHAMASLRSGRTSFVIAHRLSTIRDADLILVMEHGAIVEQGNHEELLAAGGAYAELYQSQFTGAFDEEPEVEQASV encoded by the coding sequence ATGAGCGAGCAGAACCTGAACCGCACCGACGTCGTCGACGAGCCGACGACGCCGGACGTGCCGCTGACCAAGGCGCAGGAGCGCAAGGCGAAGCGAGCCGCCGCCGCCGAGGCGCGCAAGGCGAAGTACGCCGCCGCGGCGGGCGGCGTCACCGACGACATGTCGGAGGAGGAGAAGCACGAGATCGCGATGGGCGAGGCCGCGCGCCTCGCCTCGGACTCGTGGGACGGCGTCATGCCCGGCAAGGCGTCCGACTTCAAGGGCTCGTTCTTCCGGATGATCGGCCTGCTGGCCCCTTACAAGGTGGCCCTGATCATCGTGACCCTCATGGGCGCGGCGTCCGTGGTGCTGTCGGTGTGGGCGCCGCGCGTGCTCGGCCGCGCCACCGACGTCCTGTTCACCGGCGTCATGCAGCGCGCCCTGCCGGTCCCGCCGGGCACCCCCCAGGACCAGGTGGTCCAGGGACTGCGCGACGCCGGCCAGGGCACGGTCGCCGACATGGTCGCGGGGATGGAGCACTTCGTCGCGGGCGCCGGCATCGACTTCGACCGGCTGCGCGACCTCATGATCGGCGTGCTCGCCATCTACGTGGGCGCGGCGATCCTGGGCTGGGCCCAGGGCTTCATCACCAACATCCTCATGGTCAAGGCCATGTGGCGGCTGCGCGAGGACGTCGAGGCGAAGATCAACCGCCTGCCGCTCAGCTACTTCGACAAGGTGCAGCGCGGCGAGCTGATCAGCCGCGTGACCAACGACATCGACAACATCACCCAGACCATGCAGCAGTCGCTGTCGGGCGCGATCACCGCGGTGCTCACCCTCGTCGGCGTGCTCGTCATGATGTTCAACCTGTCGTGGCAGCTCGCCCTCATCACGCTGGCCACGCTGCCGCTCATGGCCGTCGTGTTCGGCGTCATCGGCCCCAAGTCGCAGAAGGCGTTCAGCCTCCAGTGGCGCAAGGTCGGCCGCCTCAACGCGCGCGTCGAGGAGTCGTTCTCCGGCCACGCCCTGGTCAAGACCTTCGGCCGCCGCCAGGACTTCCAGGCCCGGTTCGCCGCCGAGAACCAGGAGCTCTACGAGCAGTCGTTCAGGGCCCAGTTCCTGGCGAACGTCATGTGGCCGGCGATGTCGTTCATCGGCAACGTCACCTACGTCGCGGTCGCCGTCGTCGGCGGCCTGTTCGTGGCGGGCGGCACGATGACGCTCGGCGCCGTGCAGGCGTTCATCCAGTACTCGCAGATGTTCTCCCAGCCGCTGCAGCAGCTGGGCGGCATGGTCGCCGTCGTGCAGTCCGGCACGGCGTCCGCCGAGCGCGTCTTCCAGCTGCTCGACGTCGACGAGCAGGAGCCCGACGCGGCCGACGCCCCGGCGCCGGTCGAGGGTGACGGCGTCATCGAGTTCGAGCACGTCCGGTTCTCGTACTCGCCGGACAAGCCGCTCATCGAGGACCTGTCGTTCACGGTCCGCCCCGGTCAGACGGTCGCGATCGTGGGCCACACGGGCGCGGGCAAGACGACGCTCGTCAACCTGCTCATGCGGTTCTACGACCCGCAGGGCGGCCGCATCCTGGTCGACGGGCAGGACATCGCCGACCTGACGCGGCACGACGCGCGCGCCCGCACCGGCATGGTGCTCCAGGACACCTGGCTGTTCGCCGGGACCATCCGGGAGAACATCCGCTACGGCCGCCAGGACGCCACGGACGAGGAGGTGCTCGAGGCCGCCCGCGCCACCTACGTGGACCGCTTCGTGCACTCCCTGCCGCACGGGTACGACACCGAGCTCGAGGAGGACGCCGCCAACCTGTCGGCCGGTGAGCGGCAGCTCGTCACGATCGCCCGCGCGTTCGTGTCACGGCCGTCGATCCTCATCCTCGACGAGGCGACGTCGTCCGTGGACACCCGCACGGAGAAGCTGCTCCAGCACGCCATGGCGTCGCTCCGCAGCGGCCGGACGAGCTTCGTCATCGCGCACCGCCTCTCGACGATCCGCGACGCCGACCTCATCCTCGTGATGGAGCACGGCGCGATCGTCGAACAGGGCAACCACGAGGAGCTGCTCGCGGCCGGCGGCGCGTACGCCGAGCTGTACCAGTCGCAGTTCACGGGCGCCTTCGACGAGGAGCCCGAGGTCGAGCAGGCCTCCGTCTGA
- a CDS encoding ABC transporter ATP-binding protein, with product MLRQLLWRYLRPYRWLLVGVLVFQFAAALGMLYLPNLNARIVDNGVARGDTGYIWRMGGIMLAVSLAQIVTAIIATRFAAQASMAMGRDLRNSVYARVSSFSEREVSHFGAGSLITRNTNDVQQVQMIAMMGSTMLITAPLLAIGGIIMALRQNVELSWIIGVAVPVLLVFAGLIIARMVPLFRAYQLKLDTLNRVMREQLTGIRVVRAFVRESIEEARYRSANTDMLVVGRKVGSLFVVMFPGAMLILNLAILGVIWYGAVEIDGGRVQIGTLMAFMQYVGQILMGVLMATFMTIMIPRAAVSAERIGEVLDVEPTLHEPTVPVTATTTPGTIEFDDVTFTYPGAEAPILGGVSFTIQPGQTVAVVGSTGAGKTTLLNLVPRLIDTTSGTVRVGGVDVRDLALETLWASLGLVPQRPFLFAGTVGSNVRLGKEDATDEEVWKALEIAQGRDFVAEMEGGLDARISQGGTNVSGGQRQRLAIARAVLRRPPILLLDDSFSALDVATDAKLRQALWRELPEVTKLVVAQRVTTVTDADAILVLEDGHLVGVGTHEELLATNQTYREIAESQITVGATAGEAGA from the coding sequence TTGCTACGTCAGCTCCTGTGGCGCTATCTGCGCCCGTACCGATGGCTGCTCGTGGGCGTGCTGGTGTTCCAGTTCGCCGCCGCCCTCGGCATGCTCTACCTGCCGAACCTCAACGCCCGGATCGTCGACAACGGCGTGGCCCGCGGGGACACCGGCTACATCTGGCGCATGGGCGGCATCATGCTGGCCGTCTCGCTCGCGCAGATCGTCACGGCGATCATCGCCACGCGGTTCGCCGCGCAGGCGTCGATGGCGATGGGCCGCGACCTGCGCAACTCCGTCTACGCGCGCGTGAGCAGCTTCAGCGAGCGCGAGGTCAGCCACTTCGGCGCCGGCTCGCTCATCACGCGCAACACGAACGACGTCCAGCAGGTCCAGATGATCGCGATGATGGGCTCGACGATGCTCATCACGGCGCCGCTGCTGGCCATCGGCGGCATCATCATGGCGCTGCGCCAGAACGTCGAGCTGTCGTGGATCATCGGCGTCGCGGTGCCCGTGCTGCTCGTGTTCGCGGGCCTGATCATCGCCCGCATGGTGCCGCTGTTCCGCGCCTACCAGCTCAAGCTCGACACCCTCAACCGCGTCATGCGCGAGCAGCTCACGGGCATCCGCGTGGTGCGCGCGTTCGTGCGCGAGTCGATCGAGGAGGCGCGCTACCGCTCCGCCAACACCGACATGCTGGTGGTGGGCCGCAAGGTCGGGTCGCTCTTCGTGGTCATGTTCCCGGGCGCGATGCTCATCCTGAACCTCGCCATCCTCGGCGTGATCTGGTACGGCGCCGTGGAGATCGACGGCGGCCGCGTCCAGATCGGCACGCTCATGGCGTTCATGCAGTACGTGGGCCAGATCCTCATGGGCGTGCTCATGGCCACGTTCATGACGATCATGATCCCGCGCGCGGCCGTGTCGGCCGAGCGTATCGGCGAGGTCCTCGACGTCGAGCCGACCCTGCACGAGCCGACCGTCCCCGTCACGGCGACGACGACGCCGGGCACCATCGAGTTCGACGACGTCACGTTCACCTACCCGGGAGCGGAGGCGCCGATCCTCGGCGGGGTGTCGTTCACGATCCAGCCGGGCCAGACGGTCGCCGTCGTCGGCTCCACCGGCGCCGGCAAGACGACGCTGCTCAACCTCGTGCCGCGGCTCATCGACACGACGTCGGGCACCGTGCGCGTCGGCGGCGTCGACGTGCGCGACCTGGCGCTCGAGACCCTGTGGGCGAGCCTCGGCCTGGTGCCGCAGCGCCCGTTCCTGTTCGCCGGGACGGTGGGCTCGAACGTGCGCCTCGGCAAGGAGGACGCGACGGACGAGGAGGTCTGGAAGGCGCTCGAGATCGCGCAGGGCCGCGACTTCGTCGCCGAGATGGAGGGCGGGCTCGACGCCCGCATCTCCCAGGGCGGCACGAACGTCTCCGGCGGCCAGCGCCAGCGCCTCGCCATCGCGCGGGCCGTGCTGCGCCGCCCGCCGATCCTGCTGCTCGACGACTCGTTCTCGGCGCTCGACGTCGCGACGGACGCGAAGCTGCGGCAGGCGCTGTGGCGCGAGCTGCCCGAGGTCACCAAGCTCGTCGTCGCGCAGCGCGTCACCACGGTCACCGACGCCGACGCGATCCTCGTGCTCGAGGACGGCCACCTGGTCGGCGTCGGCACGCACGAGGAGCTCCTGGCGACCAACCAGACGTACCGCGAGATCGCGGAGTCCCAGATCACCGTCGGCGCGACCGCCGGGGAGGCCGGGGCGTGA
- a CDS encoding solute symporter family protein gives MTTASLHLAASTDVGNPVVNISIFAAFVVVTLFIVIRASRNNRSAADFYAGGRSFTGGQNGTAIAGDYLSAASFLGIAGAIAVNGYDGFLYSIGFLVAWLVALLLVAELLRNTGKFTMADVLSFRLRQRPVRMAAALATLLVVFFYLLAQMAGAGGLVALLLGVDTAVGKNLVIAVVGAVMIFYVLVGGMKGTTWVQIIKAVLLIIGAAVMTVWVLAKFGFSLSAELEAAVNAAGDGGASLLEPGRQYGATALSKLSFISLALALVLGTAGLPHVLMRFYTVPTAKEARKSVVWAIWLIGIFYLFTLVLGYGAAALVGPEAIKAAPGGVNSAAPLLAFALGGEVLLGIIAAVAFATILAVVAGLTITAAASFSHDIYANVIKKGAVSADGEVKVARWTVVVIGAVAIVGGIYAQNQNIAFLVALAFAVAASANLPTILFSLFWKRFNTSGALWSIYGGLVSCIVLIVFSPVVSGSETAMFPNADFDWFPLTNPGLVSIPLGFLLGVVGTLVSKEPPHPEKFAEMEVRSLTGAGAERATVSH, from the coding sequence GTGACCACCGCCTCGCTGCACCTGGCCGCGTCCACCGACGTCGGCAACCCCGTCGTCAACATCTCGATCTTCGCGGCGTTCGTCGTGGTGACGCTGTTCATCGTCATCCGCGCCTCGCGCAACAACAGGTCCGCCGCCGACTTCTACGCCGGAGGCCGGTCGTTCACCGGCGGCCAGAACGGCACCGCCATCGCGGGCGACTACCTGTCCGCCGCGTCGTTCCTCGGCATCGCCGGGGCCATCGCCGTCAACGGCTACGACGGGTTCCTCTACTCGATCGGCTTCCTCGTCGCGTGGCTCGTCGCGCTGCTGCTCGTCGCCGAGCTGCTGCGCAACACCGGCAAGTTCACGATGGCGGACGTCCTGTCGTTCCGGCTGCGGCAGCGCCCGGTGCGCATGGCCGCGGCGCTCGCGACGCTGCTCGTGGTCTTCTTCTACCTGCTCGCGCAGATGGCGGGTGCCGGCGGGCTCGTCGCGCTGCTGCTCGGCGTCGACACCGCCGTCGGCAAGAACCTCGTCATCGCCGTCGTCGGCGCCGTGATGATCTTCTACGTGCTGGTCGGCGGGATGAAGGGCACCACCTGGGTGCAGATCATCAAGGCCGTGCTGCTCATCATCGGCGCCGCCGTCATGACGGTGTGGGTGCTGGCCAAGTTCGGCTTCTCCCTGTCGGCCGAGCTCGAGGCGGCCGTCAACGCCGCGGGCGACGGCGGGGCCTCCCTGCTCGAGCCGGGCCGGCAGTACGGCGCGACGGCGCTGTCCAAGCTCAGCTTCATCTCGCTCGCCCTGGCGCTCGTGCTCGGCACCGCGGGCCTGCCGCACGTGCTGATGCGCTTCTACACCGTCCCGACGGCCAAGGAGGCCCGCAAGTCGGTCGTCTGGGCCATCTGGCTCATCGGCATCTTCTACCTGTTCACGCTCGTGCTCGGCTACGGCGCCGCGGCCCTCGTCGGCCCCGAGGCGATCAAGGCCGCGCCCGGCGGCGTGAACTCGGCGGCCCCGCTGCTGGCGTTCGCGCTCGGTGGCGAGGTGCTGCTCGGCATCATCGCGGCCGTCGCGTTCGCGACCATCCTCGCGGTGGTCGCCGGCCTGACGATCACGGCGGCGGCGTCGTTCTCGCACGACATCTACGCCAACGTCATCAAGAAGGGGGCCGTCAGCGCGGACGGCGAGGTCAAGGTCGCTCGCTGGACGGTCGTCGTCATCGGCGCCGTCGCCATCGTGGGTGGCATCTACGCCCAGAACCAGAACATCGCGTTCCTCGTGGCCCTGGCCTTCGCGGTCGCGGCGTCGGCCAACCTGCCGACGATCCTGTTCTCGCTGTTCTGGAAGCGGTTCAACACCAGCGGCGCGCTGTGGAGCATCTACGGCGGCCTCGTCTCGTGCATCGTGCTCATCGTGTTCTCGCCCGTCGTGTCCGGGTCCGAGACCGCGATGTTCCCGAACGCGGACTTCGACTGGTTCCCGCTGACCAACCCGGGCCTCGTCTCCATCCCGCTCGGGTTCCTGCTCGGCGTCGTCGGCACGCTCGTGTCGAAGGAGCCGCCGCACCCGGAGAAGTTCGCCGAGATGGAGGTCCGCTCCCTCACCGGCGCGGGCGCCGAGCGCGCGACCGTCAGCCACTGA
- a CDS encoding ABC transporter permease has product MSTPDVQGPGVIHDIGYRGYTGPRLERRAIAFGLFTHTLRGVYGLGRAARSKVVPFGMVAVMLLPAVILAAVAVVGAGQAGLTEPPLPYTRFAMVTQGALAIFLAVAAPQAVSLDLRFHSLPLYLSRPLERSDYVRAKLGALTVAVFLLLAVPLLVMYLGNLAAEFDAGEQTAQLLQALVGAALFAAVLSSVSLVIASLTGRRGFGIAGIITVLTLSYAIVSALQGFVGFEADDMTTAGWLGLFSPMTLVDGVQVWAFGAEPSTAAGPPSDTAGVVFLVVALLVVAACYALLVRRYRKVRL; this is encoded by the coding sequence ATGTCCACGCCTGACGTGCAGGGCCCCGGCGTCATCCACGACATCGGGTACCGCGGCTACACCGGGCCGCGTCTCGAGCGGCGCGCGATCGCGTTCGGGCTGTTCACCCACACGCTGCGCGGCGTCTACGGGCTGGGCCGGGCGGCCAGGTCGAAGGTCGTGCCGTTCGGCATGGTCGCCGTCATGCTGCTGCCCGCGGTCATCCTCGCTGCCGTCGCGGTGGTCGGGGCCGGCCAGGCCGGGCTCACCGAGCCCCCGCTGCCCTACACGCGCTTCGCGATGGTCACCCAGGGCGCCCTCGCGATCTTCCTGGCCGTCGCGGCACCGCAGGCCGTCTCGCTCGACCTGCGGTTCCACAGCCTGCCGCTCTACCTGTCCCGGCCGCTCGAGCGCTCGGACTACGTGCGCGCCAAGCTCGGGGCGCTCACCGTCGCCGTGTTCCTGCTGCTCGCGGTGCCGCTGCTCGTCATGTACCTCGGCAACCTCGCCGCCGAGTTCGACGCCGGGGAGCAGACCGCCCAGCTCCTCCAGGCGCTCGTCGGGGCCGCGCTCTTCGCCGCCGTCCTGTCCTCCGTCTCGCTCGTCATCGCGTCGCTCACGGGCCGCCGCGGGTTCGGCATCGCCGGCATCATCACCGTGCTGACGCTCAGCTACGCGATCGTCTCCGCGCTCCAGGGCTTCGTCGGCTTCGAGGCCGACGACATGACGACCGCCGGCTGGCTCGGGCTGTTCTCCCCCATGACGCTCGTCGACGGCGTCCAGGTGTGGGCGTTCGGCGCCGAGCCGTCGACGGCGGCCGGTCCACCCTCCGACACGGCCGGTGTCGTGTTCCTCGTCGTCGCCCTCCTCGTCGTCGCCGCGTGCTACGCGCTGCTCGTCCGCCGCTACCGGAAGGTCAGGCTCTGA